In Candidatus Zixiibacteriota bacterium, one genomic interval encodes:
- the hutI gene encoding imidazolonepropionase, which translates to MSATSPASLLITNIGQLITMQGASPRIGPSMNDLAIVTNAAIAARDGMIVGVGSMNAVKSSITLQADAVVIDAGGAVVTPGLIDPHTHPVFSTTREDEFEMRLQGKSYMEIARAGGGIRRSVRDLRKTSAETLLEKTRCRLDRFLEHGVTTIEAKSGYGLSTESELRQLEVIAELNHTHPIDIVPTFLGAHEFPDEYRQNREEYVRLLIEEMLPAVAKRKLALFSDVFCEEGVFDNEQSRRIQSAARSLGLGIKFHADELEGTGGAELAASLGAISADHLIHVSENGIHALAGSGTMAVLLPGTSFSLGARHFAPARKMIESGVAVALSTDCNPGSNYSESLPMMISFAAVHYRMTAAEALSAVTVNAACAVGRGGKIGILAAGLPADMVIWDMDDYRELPYHYGVNLVKSVIKNGKVAHSR; encoded by the coding sequence ATGTCCGCCACGTCACCGGCTTCACTGCTGATCACTAACATCGGTCAGCTCATTACGATGCAGGGAGCATCCCCTCGCATTGGCCCGTCGATGAACGATCTGGCTATAGTCACAAACGCGGCTATCGCTGCACGTGATGGCATGATAGTCGGGGTGGGGTCGATGAACGCAGTGAAGTCGTCGATCACCTTGCAGGCTGATGCGGTCGTTATCGATGCCGGCGGTGCGGTGGTAACGCCGGGGCTGATAGACCCGCATACGCATCCGGTCTTCTCGACCACCCGCGAAGATGAATTCGAAATGCGCCTCCAGGGCAAATCGTACATGGAGATAGCCCGGGCCGGCGGCGGTATCAGACGCTCCGTACGGGATCTTCGCAAGACCTCTGCCGAAACGCTGCTTGAGAAAACCAGGTGTCGGCTGGATCGGTTTCTCGAACACGGAGTGACCACCATCGAGGCGAAATCAGGCTACGGCCTTTCCACCGAATCCGAACTCAGACAGCTCGAAGTGATCGCCGAACTGAACCACACGCACCCGATCGACATTGTGCCGACTTTTCTGGGAGCGCACGAATTCCCCGATGAATATCGTCAGAACCGCGAGGAGTATGTTCGGCTCCTTATCGAAGAGATGCTCCCGGCTGTGGCGAAACGGAAGCTGGCTCTGTTTTCGGACGTGTTCTGTGAGGAAGGGGTGTTTGATAATGAGCAGTCGCGGCGAATTCAGTCGGCAGCACGGTCGCTGGGGCTGGGGATCAAATTTCACGCCGATGAACTGGAAGGCACCGGCGGCGCCGAGTTGGCTGCCTCTCTGGGGGCCATCTCCGCGGACCATCTGATTCATGTTTCAGAAAACGGTATACATGCGCTGGCCGGTTCCGGCACCATGGCCGTGTTGCTTCCGGGGACCAGCTTTTCATTGGGGGCCCGGCACTTTGCCCCGGCACGCAAGATGATTGAATCGGGCGTGGCGGTGGCGTTGTCGACTGACTGCAATCCCGGCTCGAACTACTCCGAATCTCTTCCCATGATGATATCGTTCGCGGCTGTGCATTATCGCATGACGGCTGCAGAAGCGCTATCGGCGGTGACGGTCAATGCGGCCTGTGCGGTCGGTCGAGGCGGCAAGATCGGAATCCTGGCCGCAGGACTTCCGGCGGATATGGTCATCTGGGATATGGACGATTACCGGGAACTGCCGTATCATTATGGTGTGAATCTGGTGAAGAGTGTCATTAAGAATGGAAAAGTGGCGCATTCCCGATAG
- a CDS encoding PorV/PorQ family protein, protein MNISSRLPAWYSVVVVILMVAVACGPATGANANVGTSSFPFLKINVGARAIGMGGAFTGLADDEASVYYNPAGITSVLTNRYMLEYHNYFVDMQSGVVGLVHPMSGSKFMALHLNYLNYGDFTQTNLAGDVTGTFSGGDLVLAGTLAMKYREAYAFGATAKLIYEKVQSFSATGVAVDLGAKWTANRGRYSAGVMIQNLGVQLSGLGDDKDKLPMMFRAGGAAKPRGLNTIFSGDVLVPVDNDPAVAIGAEYLRLKPIYLRLGYNSFGTNYRAQNSDDNWAGLSLGVGFDVKRMQISYAYTPAADLGESHRITLTGGL, encoded by the coding sequence ATGAATATCAGCAGTCGGCTTCCCGCGTGGTATAGTGTTGTTGTAGTTATCCTGATGGTCGCGGTGGCTTGCGGACCGGCAACGGGTGCCAACGCCAACGTGGGGACCAGTTCGTTCCCGTTCCTGAAAATAAACGTGGGCGCCCGTGCGATCGGCATGGGGGGTGCGTTTACCGGGCTGGCCGATGATGAGGCCTCGGTATATTACAATCCTGCCGGCATAACCTCGGTGTTGACCAATCGGTATATGCTCGAATACCACAACTACTTCGTCGATATGCAGTCGGGTGTTGTGGGCCTGGTTCATCCGATGAGCGGGTCGAAGTTTATGGCTCTGCATCTCAATTACCTCAATTACGGAGATTTTACTCAGACGAATCTGGCGGGTGATGTCACCGGAACATTCAGCGGTGGTGACTTGGTGCTGGCTGGGACGTTGGCCATGAAATATCGTGAAGCCTACGCGTTCGGCGCCACGGCCAAACTCATCTACGAAAAAGTCCAGAGCTTCTCGGCTACCGGTGTGGCAGTTGACCTGGGTGCCAAATGGACGGCCAATCGCGGGCGCTATAGCGCCGGAGTGATGATACAGAATCTGGGTGTTCAGTTGTCCGGACTGGGCGATGACAAAGACAAACTTCCGATGATGTTCCGGGCAGGCGGCGCGGCCAAACCGCGCGGTCTGAATACCATTTTCAGCGGTGATGTGCTGGTGCCGGTCGACAACGACCCGGCTGTCGCGATAGGGGCAGAGTATCTACGGCTGAAGCCGATCTACCTGAGGCTTGGTTACAACAGTTTCGGGACCAACTATCGGGCGCAGAATTCCGATGACAATTGGGCGGGGCTTTCGCTGGGTGTCGGGTTCGATGTCAAGAGGATGCAGATATCCTACGCTTACACACCGGCCGCCGATCTGGGAGAGAGCCATCGTATTACCTTGACAGGAGGGCTCTGA
- a CDS encoding HDOD domain-containing protein, translated as MKNDVITKILAEHKDLLSLPQTLSEVLRVARDEKASAKELANVLMKDPALTAKVLRIVNSPFYGVGRVVGTMTQAVVTLGTRTVTALALSTSVYKISDQWKTSIDRIRFWRHSLEVAIAARLIAETSKYPHPEEAFVAGLLHDLGILILESAFADKYREVWKRAQKEGSLSEWEDEQFGTNHARVAQFLLEQWRIPQPVCEAVGHHHALFPPHEQGQEHALDQIVSLGNQISRFAIVERICKDPVETITSRQTLRDNLCLTQEQLTQIEQQLFSRTVEEARYLEMEVGTVDDLLAEANRLLFQQYMTVENLLCENRRMQQQIAKDQMKKLALESVKTITATINHYMNNATATILGRAQLVEYAIKSGQVRDVDGSLAMAMHVITGGVNTISAVMEELQNLASFETTVYHAETHIIDLENRLKKQLTKLQETVSSPSGRQPETVGT; from the coding sequence ATGAAAAACGACGTTATCACCAAGATCCTCGCCGAGCACAAGGACCTGTTGTCGCTGCCACAGACGCTTTCGGAAGTGCTCCGGGTGGCCCGCGACGAGAAAGCCTCAGCCAAGGAGCTGGCCAATGTCCTGATGAAGGACCCGGCACTGACCGCCAAGGTGCTTCGAATCGTCAACTCTCCGTTCTACGGCGTTGGCCGGGTTGTGGGGACCATGACACAGGCAGTGGTGACACTCGGGACCCGCACCGTCACGGCGCTCGCCCTGTCGACCTCGGTATACAAGATCAGCGACCAATGGAAAACATCGATCGATCGGATCCGCTTCTGGCGCCACTCGCTCGAAGTGGCCATCGCGGCGCGGCTGATAGCCGAGACCTCGAAATACCCCCATCCTGAAGAAGCTTTCGTTGCCGGCCTGCTGCATGACCTCGGTATTTTGATCCTTGAAAGCGCATTTGCGGACAAATATCGAGAGGTCTGGAAGCGGGCGCAGAAAGAGGGTTCACTTTCCGAGTGGGAGGATGAGCAGTTCGGGACCAATCACGCGCGCGTGGCGCAATTTCTTCTGGAGCAGTGGCGAATACCACAGCCTGTCTGCGAAGCAGTAGGGCACCATCATGCGCTGTTTCCACCGCACGAACAGGGACAGGAACACGCCTTGGACCAGATCGTGTCGCTGGGGAACCAGATCTCGCGGTTCGCCATCGTGGAGAGAATCTGCAAAGATCCCGTAGAGACCATCACGTCGCGGCAAACGCTGCGAGACAACCTCTGTCTTACTCAGGAACAACTCACCCAGATCGAGCAGCAGTTGTTCTCGCGGACGGTCGAGGAAGCACGGTATTTGGAAATGGAAGTCGGGACAGTCGATGACCTGCTCGCTGAGGCAAATCGACTGTTGTTCCAGCAGTACATGACGGTCGAGAATCTGCTGTGCGAAAACCGACGCATGCAGCAGCAGATCGCCAAGGACCAGATGAAGAAACTGGCGCTGGAATCGGTCAAGACCATCACGGCGACGATCAACCATTATATGAACAACGCGACGGCCACCATTCTCGGTCGCGCCCAGCTCGTCGAGTATGCTATCAAAAGCGGGCAGGTGCGGGATGTCGACGGCTCACTGGCGATGGCGATGCACGTGATAACCGGCGGCGTGAATACGATCAGCGCGGTGATGGAAGAGCTTCAGAATCTGGCCAGTTTTGAAACCACCGTCTATCATGCCGAGACGCACATTATCGATCTGGAAAACCGCCTGAAGAAACAACTGACCAAGCTGCAGGAAACTGTTTCATCGCCTTCTGGACGACAGCCCGAGACGGTTGGGACATAG
- a CDS encoding ribonuclease H-like domain-containing protein gives MADRELGSRLDALKRHLVTSPIPARKPSVSSRYEKLAESLGAELVSTGAGTFCSVKTTYPDHYCHGRVTLGDLAGAPLMAMSSFSADETEGMVDSGTMLFVDTETTGLGGTGAVPFLVGFGSSTPEGFEIRQYLIPDYPDEAGMLEVLMNEFAPDKTLVSYNGAAFDLPLLNDRVVINRVARTVPQLRHLDLLHGTRRLFKRRLRDCSLVNIEREIFDFYRPDDIPGYLIPSVYFSWLAEESLALLPKVLEHNRLDIVSLYFLAHLLDDVFQSEGERLVEVDDMHSLARVYGRRRRLDKVIEIGMKLEVSSNDGLPTDIQLYHSHAFKRSGCWPEAVDIWERLAVREGREAYWANLELAKYFEHVRPDLTQALHYARAAQRACPYGKHHLDQLDRRVNRLMARLGQ, from the coding sequence ATGGCCGACCGTGAACTCGGCTCCCGACTGGATGCCCTCAAGCGTCACCTTGTGACCTCCCCGATACCAGCGCGGAAACCATCGGTGTCATCGCGCTATGAAAAGCTGGCCGAAAGTCTCGGTGCCGAGTTGGTATCAACCGGAGCCGGGACGTTCTGCTCCGTCAAAACAACCTATCCCGATCATTACTGTCATGGGCGAGTGACGCTCGGCGATCTTGCCGGTGCTCCCCTCATGGCGATGTCATCGTTCAGCGCCGATGAAACCGAGGGGATGGTCGACTCCGGCACCATGCTCTTTGTTGACACCGAGACGACCGGCTTGGGCGGAACCGGGGCAGTACCGTTTCTGGTCGGTTTCGGTTCATCGACGCCCGAGGGGTTTGAAATACGACAGTACCTGATCCCTGATTACCCCGATGAAGCCGGCATGCTCGAAGTTCTCATGAACGAGTTTGCTCCCGACAAGACCCTGGTCAGTTACAACGGGGCGGCGTTTGACCTGCCGCTATTGAACGACCGGGTTGTCATCAATAGAGTTGCGCGGACAGTTCCGCAGCTCCGCCATCTCGATCTCCTGCACGGCACGCGGCGATTGTTCAAACGTCGATTGCGGGATTGTTCGCTGGTGAATATCGAGCGGGAGATTTTCGATTTCTATCGCCCCGACGATATTCCCGGCTATCTGATCCCATCGGTTTATTTTTCATGGCTGGCCGAGGAGTCGTTGGCGTTACTGCCCAAAGTACTCGAGCACAATCGCCTTGATATCGTCAGTCTGTACTTCCTGGCTCACTTGCTCGATGATGTGTTTCAAAGCGAAGGGGAGCGTCTGGTTGAGGTCGACGATATGCACTCGCTTGCCCGTGTCTACGGTCGGCGTCGCCGGCTGGACAAGGTTATCGAGATCGGCATGAAGCTCGAAGTATCCTCCAATGACGGGTTACCGACCGATATTCAGTTGTATCATTCACATGCATTCAAGCGGAGTGGCTGTTGGCCGGAAGCGGTCGATATCTGGGAGCGACTTGCGGTTCGTGAGGGTCGCGAAGCATACTGGGCGAACCTTGAACTTGCCAAGTATTTCGAGCACGTTCGGCCCGACCTTACGCAGGCGCTCCACTACGCACGGGCCGCACAACGGGCGTGCCCATATGGGAAACATCACCTCGATCAGCTTGACCGTCGCGTCAATCGTCTCATGGCCCGGCTCGGCCAATAA
- a CDS encoding rhodanese-like domain-containing protein → MRAIAHAIGALFIVSQFLSGCSMSSDKSSVPHVTVEQLHQKANSDHEIYLLDVRTEPEFLTERLQFADERIPFDSLGASLDLLPADKNAEIYTFCRSGRRSAIAAGYLRSVGYTRVFNVEGGINAWKAAGYETVSGR, encoded by the coding sequence GTGCGCGCGATCGCGCACGCGATCGGTGCCCTCTTTATAGTATCGCAATTCCTTTCCGGCTGCTCCATGTCAAGCGACAAATCCTCCGTGCCGCACGTAACAGTCGAGCAACTCCATCAGAAGGCGAACTCTGACCATGAAATCTATCTGCTTGATGTCCGGACTGAACCGGAGTTCCTGACCGAGAGATTGCAATTCGCCGACGAGCGGATTCCGTTCGATAGTCTTGGTGCTTCGCTGGATCTTCTGCCTGCCGACAAGAACGCGGAGATATATACATTCTGTCGCAGTGGCCGCCGAAGCGCTATTGCGGCCGGGTATCTGAGATCGGTCGGCTATACGCGGGTGTTTAATGTCGAGGGGGGAATCAACGCCTGGAAAGCGGCCGGCTACGAGACGGTCTCAGGCAGGTAG
- a CDS encoding LptE family protein, translating into MRRIFRAMMIFLPLLLSCGVYTFNPKGKSDIKTIAVQPFDNKTPEFGLTDRLTEIVVDAFIADGTLKVVSAANADALLTGTLVRYERVASVYDTSDIVQQYKVIMSFDVALQNPKDQTDMWKEQFTQEGPYEAATQTEEDGQKLAGKRLVEAVLNKTTKSW; encoded by the coding sequence ATGAGGCGGATCTTCCGGGCCATGATGATCTTTCTTCCGTTGCTTCTTTCCTGTGGCGTGTACACGTTCAACCCCAAGGGAAAATCAGATATCAAGACGATCGCGGTGCAGCCGTTCGATAACAAGACGCCAGAGTTCGGACTCACCGACCGGTTGACCGAGATCGTTGTCGATGCCTTTATCGCCGACGGCACGCTCAAAGTGGTTTCGGCGGCCAACGCCGACGCGCTGCTGACCGGAACGCTTGTTCGCTATGAGCGGGTGGCCAGCGTGTACGATACGTCCGATATCGTTCAGCAATACAAAGTGATCATGAGCTTCGATGTAGCGTTGCAGAATCCCAAGGACCAGACGGATATGTGGAAAGAGCAGTTCACACAGGAGGGGCCGTATGAGGCTGCCACCCAAACCGAAGAGGATGGCCAGAAGCTGGCTGGAAAGCGGCTGGTCGAGGCCGTTCTGAACAAGACAACCAAGTCGTGGTAG
- a CDS encoding HEAT repeat domain-containing protein — MKKVIGAASLVVIFHVVLSLPAAAQRPPQNRVDSLFLIASSGEVKFREMVQPAIDSLAAMGAEAMPVLVAKLNTKSARDRVTLMQIVKKMGKPATPFLVTALKQADGLAVERACMGLGEVLDSAAVPALNDITAHKRWQVREQALGALGKIKDSRAEDVVVQRLSDSIGLVRKSAAVACGQLRMNGAIHMLVHMLGDDFYGARLSAAAALCSLDTATVVQAVVDSLESPNPQAGNLGCELLGKLGTEPAQEALLYQTQAKDPSRRAHAALGLLQADPSDRCGYQETYFMLESDRLVRLKIESAIANRSHGRP; from the coding sequence ATGAAGAAAGTGATTGGTGCCGCCTCTCTTGTGGTGATATTTCATGTAGTGCTTTCGCTGCCCGCGGCGGCGCAACGGCCACCCCAGAACCGGGTGGACTCGCTGTTTTTGATCGCGTCATCGGGCGAGGTCAAATTCCGCGAAATGGTGCAGCCCGCAATCGACTCCCTGGCCGCCATGGGTGCTGAGGCAATGCCAGTGCTGGTGGCTAAGCTGAATACGAAATCGGCTCGTGATCGTGTGACGCTCATGCAGATAGTCAAGAAAATGGGGAAGCCCGCCACGCCTTTCCTGGTGACGGCGCTGAAACAGGCGGATGGTCTGGCGGTCGAACGGGCCTGTATGGGGCTGGGGGAGGTCCTCGACTCCGCCGCGGTGCCGGCTCTTAACGATATCACCGCCCATAAGCGGTGGCAGGTCCGCGAACAGGCTCTGGGTGCGCTTGGGAAAATAAAAGACAGTCGTGCAGAGGATGTGGTCGTGCAGAGGCTTTCGGACTCGATCGGGCTGGTCCGCAAGTCCGCTGCGGTTGCCTGTGGGCAATTGCGCATGAACGGTGCGATACATATGTTGGTTCATATGCTGGGTGATGATTTCTACGGAGCGCGCCTTTCGGCCGCTGCCGCCCTGTGCTCCCTCGATACCGCTACTGTAGTGCAGGCGGTCGTGGATTCGTTGGAATCCCCGAATCCACAGGCCGGTAATCTCGGCTGCGAACTGCTCGGTAAGCTCGGCACCGAACCTGCCCAGGAGGCGCTGTTGTACCAGACACAAGCAAAGGATCCCAGCCGACGCGCCCACGCCGCACTGGGATTACTCCAGGCGGACCCATCGGACCGCTGCGGTTATCAGGAAACGTACTTCATGCTCGAATCTGACCGGCTTGTCCGACTGAAAATCGAATCTGCCATCGCGAATCGTTCCCATGGCCGACCGTGA